The Thermobispora bispora DSM 43833 genome window below encodes:
- a CDS encoding sigma 54-interacting transcriptional regulator: MHKSPTPAPRTLRELRESGHRYRTVKAEIRENLLERLRCGEPRFPGIVGFDDTVLPLLERALIAGHDVVLLGERGQGKTRLIRTIAGLLDEWTPVIEGCEINDHPYAPVCVRCRRLAAELGDDLPVAWRHRDERYGEKLATPDTSVGDLIGDVDPIKIAEGRTLGDPETVHYGLLPRTNRGVFSVNELPDLAERIQVALLNVLEERDIQIRGYNLRLPLDILLVASANPEDYTNRGRIITPLKDRFGAEIRTHYPLTIEDELTLIRQEADLESLGAELPSHLVEVIARFTRLVRESTAVDSRSGVSARFAIAAAEAAAASAVRRSAITGEHPPVTRICDLPGVVHTLRGKVEFEMSEEGRETEVLAHLLRRATAETFRAHLGGADLTPIVERFSEGIRVESGELVPAAELLRGIGKVQGLSELMTRLGMGDGGESPGHAAAALEFALEGLYLTRRLSKDEVPGGVVYRT, translated from the coding sequence GTGCACAAATCGCCCACGCCTGCGCCCAGGACCCTGCGAGAGCTACGCGAGAGCGGGCACCGTTACCGGACGGTCAAGGCCGAGATCCGGGAGAACCTCCTCGAGCGGCTCAGGTGCGGCGAGCCCCGCTTCCCCGGCATCGTCGGCTTCGACGACACGGTGCTGCCGCTCTTGGAGCGCGCCCTGATCGCCGGCCACGACGTGGTGCTCCTCGGGGAGCGCGGTCAGGGCAAGACCCGGCTCATCCGCACGATCGCCGGCCTGCTCGACGAGTGGACCCCGGTGATCGAGGGCTGCGAGATCAACGACCACCCGTACGCGCCGGTCTGCGTCCGGTGCCGGCGGCTCGCCGCCGAGCTCGGCGACGACCTGCCGGTCGCCTGGCGGCACCGGGACGAGCGGTACGGCGAGAAGCTCGCCACGCCGGACACCTCGGTGGGCGACCTCATCGGCGACGTCGACCCGATCAAGATCGCCGAAGGCCGCACCCTCGGCGACCCGGAGACCGTCCACTACGGGCTGCTGCCGCGCACCAACCGCGGCGTCTTCTCGGTCAACGAGCTGCCCGACCTCGCCGAGCGGATCCAGGTGGCGCTCCTCAACGTGCTGGAGGAGCGCGACATCCAGATCCGCGGCTACAACCTGCGGCTGCCGCTCGACATCCTCCTCGTGGCGAGCGCCAACCCCGAGGACTACACCAACCGGGGCCGGATCATCACCCCGCTGAAGGACCGGTTCGGCGCGGAGATCCGGACCCACTACCCGCTCACCATCGAGGACGAGCTCACCCTGATCCGCCAGGAGGCCGATCTGGAGTCCCTCGGCGCGGAGCTCCCGAGCCACCTGGTCGAGGTGATCGCCCGGTTCACCCGGCTGGTCCGCGAGTCGACCGCGGTCGACAGCCGCTCGGGGGTCTCCGCCCGGTTCGCCATCGCGGCCGCCGAGGCGGCCGCCGCCTCCGCGGTACGCCGCTCGGCGATCACCGGGGAGCACCCGCCGGTCACCCGGATCTGCGATCTGCCCGGTGTGGTGCACACCCTGCGGGGGAAGGTGGAGTTCGAGATGAGCGAGGAGGGGCGGGAGACCGAGGTGCTCGCCCACCTGCTCCGCCGGGCCACGGCCGAGACGTTCCGCGCCCACCTGGGCGGGGCCGATCTCACCCCGATCGTCGAGCGGTTCTCCGAGGGGATCCGGGTCGAGTCGGGTGAGCTGGTGCCCGCGGCCGAGCTGCTCCGCGGCATCGGGAAGGTGCAGGGCCTGTCGGAGCTCATGACGCGGCTCGGCATGGGCGACGGCGGTGAGTCGCCCGGCCACGCCGCCGCGGCCCTCGAGTTCGCCCTCGAAGGGCTCTACCTGACGCGCCGGCTGTCCAAGGACGAGGTCCCCGGAGGGGTGGTCTACCGGACGTGA
- a CDS encoding vWA domain-containing protein, whose protein sequence is MTRYVYGKYRDGPDPLAPPYDVRAALDEMGDAILAGASPMDALRDLLRRGLPGPGGRRGLDDLLREVLRRKRELKQRTRLDGTLERARALLDKAIGQERAELDRMAADPAQAADAAFRRELLDGLPPDTARAIRELAGYDWRSDAARRTFEELRALLRAEVLDSRFRGLRDALADPDPAMLERVRRMVSDLNDMLERDARGEHTQDEFDAFMRKYGDIFPERPRNLEELVDQLARRAAATQRLLASLTPEQRWELNALIEQTLEQAGLAEEMRRLSDTLYARRPDLAWTGQEEVSGEAPMSMGDAVTALEELADLNALESALRQDYPGARLDDIDEEMVRRALGRSAVDDLEALRRIERELEAQGYLRRTRGRLELTPKAVRRLGESALRRIFSSLETGGRGEHDQRDAGYAGEPTGTSRPWRFGDEQPIDVVRTVVNAVRRGGRPPVTLSVDDFEVVETERHAAAAVCLLIDLSYSMALRGTWAAAKQTALALQSLVSTRFPQDAVQIIGFSNYARVLRPDELASLDWDMVQGTNLHHALLLAGRHLDRHPDFEPVVMVITDGEPTAHLMPNGVPRFEWPPSQETIALTLAEVDKMTRRRATINVFMLAADERLKAFVEEIARRNGGRVFSPSPDRLGEYVVRDFLRAKARR, encoded by the coding sequence GTGACCAGGTACGTCTACGGGAAGTACCGCGACGGGCCCGACCCGCTCGCCCCGCCGTACGACGTGCGCGCCGCGCTCGACGAGATGGGCGACGCGATCCTCGCCGGCGCCAGCCCCATGGACGCGCTGCGCGACCTGCTCCGGCGCGGCCTCCCCGGCCCGGGCGGCCGCCGCGGCCTGGACGACCTGCTCCGCGAGGTGCTGCGGCGCAAACGCGAGCTCAAGCAGCGCACCCGGCTCGACGGGACGCTGGAGCGGGCCCGGGCCCTGCTCGACAAGGCCATCGGCCAGGAGCGCGCCGAGCTGGACCGGATGGCCGCCGACCCCGCCCAGGCGGCGGACGCCGCGTTCCGCCGGGAGCTCCTCGACGGGCTCCCCCCGGACACCGCCCGAGCCATCCGCGAGCTCGCCGGCTACGACTGGCGCTCGGACGCCGCCCGCCGCACCTTCGAGGAGCTGCGCGCCCTGCTCCGCGCCGAGGTGCTCGACAGCCGGTTCCGCGGCCTGCGCGACGCGCTCGCCGACCCGGATCCCGCGATGCTCGAGCGGGTCCGGCGGATGGTCTCCGACCTCAACGACATGCTCGAGCGGGACGCGCGGGGCGAGCACACCCAGGACGAGTTCGACGCGTTCATGCGGAAGTACGGGGACATCTTCCCCGAGCGGCCCCGGAACCTGGAGGAGCTGGTCGACCAGCTCGCCCGCCGCGCCGCGGCCACCCAGCGGCTGCTCGCCTCGCTCACCCCGGAGCAGCGGTGGGAGCTCAACGCGCTCATCGAGCAGACACTCGAACAGGCCGGGCTCGCCGAGGAGATGCGCCGGCTCAGCGACACCCTCTACGCCCGGCGCCCCGACCTCGCCTGGACCGGGCAGGAGGAGGTCTCCGGGGAGGCCCCGATGTCCATGGGCGACGCGGTCACCGCGCTCGAGGAGCTCGCCGACCTCAACGCGCTGGAGAGCGCGCTGCGCCAGGACTATCCCGGCGCCCGGCTCGACGACATCGACGAGGAGATGGTCCGGCGCGCGCTCGGGCGCTCGGCCGTGGACGACCTGGAGGCGCTCCGGCGGATCGAGCGGGAGCTGGAGGCCCAGGGCTACCTGCGGCGCACCCGGGGCAGGCTCGAGCTCACCCCCAAGGCGGTGCGCCGGCTCGGGGAGAGCGCGCTGCGCCGGATCTTCTCCTCGCTCGAGACCGGCGGCCGGGGCGAGCACGACCAGCGGGACGCCGGGTACGCGGGCGAGCCCACCGGCACGAGCCGGCCGTGGCGGTTCGGCGACGAGCAGCCGATCGACGTGGTCCGGACCGTGGTGAACGCGGTACGGCGCGGCGGCCGGCCCCCGGTGACCCTCTCCGTCGACGACTTCGAGGTGGTGGAGACCGAGCGGCACGCCGCGGCCGCGGTCTGCCTCCTGATCGACCTGTCGTACTCGATGGCGCTGCGCGGCACCTGGGCGGCGGCGAAGCAGACCGCGCTCGCGCTGCAGTCCCTGGTGTCGACCAGGTTCCCGCAGGACGCGGTGCAGATCATCGGGTTCTCGAACTACGCGCGGGTGCTGCGGCCGGACGAGCTCGCCTCGCTCGACTGGGACATGGTCCAGGGCACCAACCTCCACCACGCCCTGCTCCTCGCCGGGCGCCACCTGGACCGGCACCCGGACTTCGAGCCGGTGGTCATGGTGATCACCGACGGGGAGCCGACCGCGCACCTCATGCCGAACGGGGTGCCGCGGTTCGAGTGGCCGCCGTCCCAGGAGACGATCGCGCTCACCCTCGCCGAGGTGGACAAGATGACCCGGCGGCGGGCGACGATCAACGTGTTCATGCTCGCCGCGGACGAGCGGCTCAAGGCGTTCGTCGAGGAGATCGCCCGGCGCAACGGCGGGCGGGTGTTCTCCCCCAGCCCGGACCGGCTCGGCGAGTACGTGGTGCGCGACTTCCTCCGGGCCAAGGCGCGGCGGTGA
- a CDS encoding cystathionine gamma-synthase, giving the protein MNHGFETLAIHAGQEPDPHTGAVVPPIYAVSTYKQDGVGGLRSGYEYSRSANPTRTALEEALAAVEGGVRGLAFASGLAAEDTLIRTVCRPGDHVLIPDDAYGGTYRLFAKVLERWGLAYEPVPMGDLDAVRAAVRDTTKVIWVETPTNPLLTVADIAALAGIAHEAGALLVVDNTFASPYLQQPLALGADVVVHSTTKYIGGHSDVVGGALIVRSTELGERLAYHQNAMGAVAGPFDAWLVLRGLKTLAVRMERHCDNAERVVEMLRAHPRVTQVLYPGLPGHPGHEVAAKQMRRFGGMVSFRVAGGEEEAVEICGRTRLFTLGESLGGVESLIEHPGRMTHASAAGSPLEVPSDLIRLSVGIETIDDLLADLAQALG; this is encoded by the coding sequence ATGAACCACGGTTTCGAGACCCTCGCGATCCACGCCGGTCAGGAGCCGGACCCGCACACGGGCGCGGTCGTCCCGCCCATCTACGCGGTCTCCACCTACAAGCAGGACGGCGTGGGCGGGCTGCGGTCCGGGTACGAGTACAGCCGCTCGGCCAACCCCACCAGGACGGCCCTGGAGGAGGCCCTCGCCGCGGTGGAGGGCGGCGTGCGCGGCCTGGCGTTCGCGTCCGGCCTGGCCGCCGAGGACACGCTGATCCGCACCGTCTGCCGCCCCGGGGACCACGTGCTCATCCCGGACGACGCGTACGGCGGCACCTACCGGCTGTTCGCGAAGGTGCTCGAGCGGTGGGGCCTCGCCTACGAGCCGGTGCCGATGGGCGACCTCGACGCGGTGCGCGCGGCCGTGCGGGACACCACCAAGGTGATCTGGGTGGAGACGCCCACCAACCCGCTGCTCACGGTCGCGGACATCGCCGCGCTCGCGGGCATCGCGCACGAGGCCGGCGCGCTGCTCGTGGTGGACAACACGTTCGCCTCGCCGTACCTGCAGCAGCCGCTCGCGCTCGGCGCGGACGTGGTGGTGCACTCGACCACCAAGTACATCGGCGGCCACTCCGACGTGGTCGGCGGCGCGCTGATCGTCCGCTCGACCGAGCTGGGGGAGCGGCTCGCCTACCACCAGAACGCGATGGGCGCGGTCGCCGGACCGTTCGACGCGTGGCTCGTGCTGCGCGGGCTCAAGACGCTCGCGGTCCGGATGGAGCGGCACTGCGACAACGCCGAGCGCGTCGTGGAGATGCTGCGCGCGCACCCGCGGGTGACCCAGGTGCTCTACCCCGGGCTGCCCGGCCACCCCGGCCACGAGGTGGCGGCGAAGCAGATGCGGCGGTTCGGCGGGATGGTGTCGTTCCGGGTCGCCGGCGGCGAGGAGGAGGCGGTCGAGATCTGCGGCCGGACCCGCCTGTTCACCCTCGGCGAGTCGCTCGGCGGGGTGGAGTCCCTGATCGAGCACCCGGGCCGGATGACCCACGCCTCGGCCGCCGGGTCGCCCCTCGAGGTCCCGTCCGACCTCATCCGGCTGTCGGTCGGCATCGAGACCATCGACGACCTGCTCGCCGACCTCGCCCAGGCGCTCGGCTGA
- a CDS encoding cystathionine beta-synthase — protein sequence MRVHDSLIELVGNTPLVRLRRVAAGLSAQVLAKVEYFNPGGSVKDRIAVRMIEAAERSGALKPGGTIVEPTSGNTGVGLAIAAQEKGYRCVFVCPDKVAQDKIAVLRAYGAEVVVCPTAVPPDHPDSYYSVSDRLAREIPGAWKPDQYSNPDNPASHYHSTGPEIWEQTEGKVTHFVAGIGTGGTISGTGRYLKEVSGGRVKVIGADPEGSVYSGGTGRPYLVEGVGEDIWPATYDTTICDEVIAVSDKDSFLMTRRLAREEGLLVGGSSGLAVAAALRVAAKAGPDDVIVVLLPDGGRGYLSKIFNDEWMADYGFLTTPSEEGLVRDVLAGKPGDLPQFVHVHPHETVGTAISIMREFSVSQLPVMKEEPPVMAAEVVGSIIERDLLEGLYRGKVRAEDRVDLHMSPPLPMIGAGEPVSRAVAALEKADAAVVLDDGKPAGLLTRQDLLAFLANH from the coding sequence GTGCGCGTTCATGACTCGCTGATCGAGCTGGTCGGCAACACCCCGCTCGTCCGGCTGCGCAGGGTGGCGGCGGGTCTGTCCGCCCAGGTGCTCGCGAAGGTGGAGTACTTCAACCCGGGCGGGTCCGTGAAGGACAGGATCGCGGTCCGGATGATCGAGGCGGCGGAGCGCAGCGGTGCGCTCAAGCCCGGTGGCACCATCGTCGAGCCCACCTCGGGCAACACCGGCGTCGGGCTCGCCATCGCCGCCCAGGAGAAAGGGTACCGGTGCGTGTTCGTGTGCCCGGACAAGGTCGCGCAGGACAAGATCGCCGTGCTGCGCGCCTACGGGGCCGAGGTGGTGGTCTGCCCGACCGCGGTCCCGCCGGACCACCCGGACTCGTACTACTCGGTCTCCGATCGGCTCGCCCGGGAGATCCCCGGCGCGTGGAAGCCGGACCAGTACTCCAACCCGGACAACCCGGCCAGCCACTACCACTCGACCGGGCCGGAGATCTGGGAGCAGACCGAGGGCAAGGTGACCCACTTCGTCGCCGGCATCGGCACCGGCGGGACGATCAGCGGCACCGGCCGGTACCTCAAGGAGGTCTCCGGCGGCCGGGTGAAGGTGATCGGCGCCGACCCCGAGGGGTCGGTGTACTCGGGCGGCACCGGGCGCCCGTACCTCGTCGAGGGCGTGGGCGAGGACATCTGGCCGGCCACCTACGACACCACGATCTGCGACGAGGTCATCGCGGTCTCCGACAAGGACTCGTTCCTGATGACCCGCCGGCTCGCCCGGGAGGAGGGGCTGCTCGTGGGCGGCTCGTCCGGGCTCGCGGTCGCCGCCGCCCTCCGGGTGGCCGCCAAGGCCGGCCCGGACGACGTGATCGTCGTGCTGCTCCCGGACGGCGGCCGCGGCTACCTGTCGAAGATCTTCAACGACGAGTGGATGGCCGACTACGGGTTCCTCACCACGCCCAGCGAGGAGGGGCTCGTCCGGGACGTGCTCGCCGGCAAGCCGGGCGACCTGCCGCAGTTCGTCCACGTCCACCCGCACGAGACGGTCGGCACGGCCATCTCGATCATGCGGGAGTTCAGCGTCTCCCAGCTCCCGGTGATGAAGGAGGAGCCGCCGGTGATGGCGGCCGAGGTGGTCGGCTCCATCATCGAGCGCGACCTGCTCGAGGGCCTGTACCGGGGGAAGGTGCGCGCCGAGGACCGGGTCGACCTGCACATGTCCCCGCCGCTCCCGATGATCGGCGCGGGCGAGCCGGTCTCCCGCGCGGTGGCCGCGCTGGAGAAGGCGGACGCCGCCGTGGTCCTCGACGACGGCAAGCCGGCCGGGCTGCTCACCCGGCAGGACCTGCTCGCCTTCCTCGCCAACCACTGA
- a CDS encoding SGNH/GDSL hydrolase family protein, which yields MRVIRTSSAARAARRIVTAAALGGGGLTALGALTYGLLMAEAQLARKIVGRPHGAEGPPSDGVYGEEFGFSGEPIRMAFLGDSTSIGLGMKRPDDTPAVIIARGLAAVAERPVQLRVLGRSGARSADLEGQVDRALEADPDIACIFIGANDVTNATPPAQAVRHLQRAVRRLREAGAEVVVGTCPDLGTVRPIAQPLRWITRRWSRHLAAAQTVAVIEAGGRTVAFADILGPEFEANPAEMFGPDRFHPSAQGYLQAAYAVLPSVCAALGLWPEPEPGRVEGSEYLLAAMAVEESGSEVTATRVAGRESGPQGRWASLLRRRSGPMPST from the coding sequence ATGCGGGTGATTCGGACATCGAGCGCGGCGCGAGCTGCCCGCCGCATCGTCACCGCGGCCGCCCTCGGTGGAGGCGGCCTGACCGCACTCGGCGCTCTCACGTACGGCCTGCTCATGGCAGAGGCGCAACTAGCGCGCAAGATCGTCGGCCGTCCCCACGGCGCCGAGGGACCGCCGTCCGACGGTGTCTACGGAGAGGAGTTCGGGTTCTCCGGTGAGCCGATCAGGATGGCGTTCCTCGGCGACTCCACATCGATCGGGCTCGGCATGAAGCGCCCCGACGACACGCCCGCCGTGATCATCGCGCGCGGCCTCGCCGCCGTGGCGGAGCGGCCGGTACAGCTGAGGGTGCTCGGCCGGTCCGGTGCCCGCTCCGCCGACCTCGAAGGCCAGGTGGACCGGGCGCTCGAGGCCGACCCCGACATCGCATGCATCTTCATCGGCGCCAACGACGTGACCAACGCCACCCCGCCCGCGCAAGCCGTACGGCACCTGCAGCGGGCGGTGCGCCGGTTGCGCGAGGCCGGGGCCGAGGTGGTCGTCGGGACCTGTCCCGACCTCGGCACGGTCCGGCCGATCGCCCAGCCCCTCCGGTGGATCACCCGGCGCTGGTCACGGCACCTGGCGGCGGCCCAGACGGTCGCGGTCATCGAGGCCGGCGGCCGGACCGTCGCCTTCGCCGACATCCTCGGGCCGGAGTTCGAGGCGAACCCGGCGGAGATGTTCGGACCAGATCGTTTCCATCCATCTGCGCAAGGCTACCTACAAGCCGCGTACGCAGTGCTACCGTCTGTATGCGCCGCGTTGGGGTTGTGGCCTGAGCCGGAACCCGGGCGCGTCGAAGGATCCGAATACCTCTTGGCGGCCATGGCCGTGGAGGAGTCCGGCAGCGAGGTCACCGCGACCCGCGTCGCCGGCCGGGAGAGCGGCCCACAGGGACGGTGGGCGTCACTGCTGCGCCGGCGGAGCGGGCCCATGCCGAGCACCTGA
- a CDS encoding PQQ-binding-like beta-propeller repeat protein: MTWPHRRPALKLALTALLAGGTLAGCSSSDGTSSEDSRLSWVNTQVNVVSRTVAGAGVAATTSMKPDGTLETVVLDLTSGRRLWAQPATMVGRLPGMGVQAPAIVETGANQAVVVALDPPQRRGQKATLVAREARTGKQLWTRPVHSTFGPQRCGPYVCLSENTALSSARMVVLDAKTGQQRWRLPGIAEVEWSNGSRVVVLRLASHPVLESRRLTDGATEWRLPIEQALGPGVDLSGGWAFGATGDRLVGYVAPHTNPRTGRTSAFGLFAVRLADGVVDWIRPSVVRVYPSGNPAFAPVVRPVDEQGQYGGFARLDAQTGRVLGQITPGQIPGTGWWLAFPPTMDKLGFLKRNAPGSVFDLATGEPTPVKGATGWSFCVTDPEPLPLKGITPGFYSIAALCEFDLATGKKISSSNPPPSWFTGSFGGWRLWRDEKGALHAIKDGTPTAPGMYS; this comes from the coding sequence ATGACCTGGCCGCATCGGAGACCCGCTCTGAAGCTCGCGTTAACCGCCCTGCTCGCGGGCGGGACCCTGGCAGGCTGCTCCAGCAGCGACGGAACCTCATCCGAAGACAGCAGGCTCTCCTGGGTGAACACCCAGGTGAACGTCGTCAGCCGCACCGTCGCCGGGGCGGGCGTCGCGGCGACCACCTCGATGAAGCCGGACGGCACGCTGGAGACGGTCGTGCTCGACCTCACCAGCGGCAGACGGCTGTGGGCGCAGCCCGCGACGATGGTGGGGCGGCTGCCCGGCATGGGCGTGCAGGCGCCGGCGATCGTCGAGACCGGCGCGAACCAGGCCGTGGTGGTCGCCCTCGACCCGCCCCAGCGGCGGGGGCAGAAGGCCACGCTGGTGGCCCGGGAGGCGCGAACCGGCAAGCAGCTGTGGACCCGGCCGGTCCACTCGACCTTCGGGCCCCAGCGCTGCGGGCCGTACGTCTGCCTCTCGGAGAACACCGCGCTCTCCTCGGCGCGGATGGTGGTGCTGGACGCCAAGACGGGGCAGCAGCGGTGGCGCCTGCCCGGGATCGCCGAGGTCGAGTGGTCGAACGGGTCCCGGGTCGTGGTGCTCCGCCTCGCCTCCCACCCCGTGCTCGAGTCGCGCCGGCTGACGGACGGCGCGACCGAGTGGCGGCTTCCGATCGAGCAGGCCCTCGGCCCGGGCGTCGACCTGTCGGGCGGGTGGGCGTTCGGCGCGACCGGGGACCGGCTGGTCGGCTATGTGGCGCCGCACACGAACCCGCGGACCGGGCGGACCTCGGCCTTCGGCCTGTTCGCGGTCCGGCTCGCCGACGGCGTGGTGGACTGGATCCGGCCGTCGGTGGTCCGCGTCTACCCGAGCGGCAACCCGGCGTTCGCCCCGGTGGTCCGCCCGGTGGACGAGCAGGGGCAGTACGGCGGGTTCGCCCGGCTCGACGCGCAGACCGGGCGGGTGCTCGGGCAGATCACCCCCGGGCAGATACCGGGGACCGGGTGGTGGCTCGCGTTCCCGCCGACCATGGACAAGCTCGGCTTCCTCAAGCGGAACGCGCCCGGCTCGGTCTTCGACCTCGCCACCGGCGAGCCGACCCCGGTCAAGGGCGCGACCGGCTGGTCGTTCTGCGTCACCGACCCGGAGCCGCTCCCGCTGAAGGGGATCACCCCGGGGTTCTACTCGATCGCGGCGCTGTGCGAGTTCGACCTCGCCACCGGCAAGAAGATCAGCTCCTCCAACCCGCCGCCGTCCTGGTTCACGGGGAGCTTTGGCGGCTGGCGGCTCTGGCGGGACGAGAAGGGCGCGCTGCACGCGATCAAGGACGGCACCCCGACCGCCCCGGGGATGTACAGCTGA
- a CDS encoding acetyl-CoA C-acetyltransferase translates to MPEAVIVATARSPIGRAFKGSLKDMRPDDLTVQIIRAALAKVPQLDPNDIDDLMLGCGLPGGEQGYNMARVVAVLLGLDNVPGTTVTRYCASSLQTTRMAFHAIKAGEGDVFISAGVEMVSRYVKGNSDSLPDTKNPLFAEAEARTARAAQGEVDGWHDPREDGELPDIYIAMGQTAENVAALKGISRREQDEFGVRSQNLAEKALANGFWEMDITPVTLPDGTVVSKDDGPRPGTTYEVVSQLKPAFRPNGTVTAGNCCPLNDGAAAVIVMSDTKAAELGITPLARIVSTGVSALSPEIMGLGPIDATRQALKRAGMSIDDVDLVEINEAFAAQVIPCYRELGIDIDKLNVNGGAIAVGHPFGMTGARITTTLINSLRFHDKTIGLETMCVGGGQGMAMILERLS, encoded by the coding sequence ATGCCCGAGGCTGTCATCGTGGCCACGGCGCGGTCGCCGATCGGCCGCGCCTTCAAGGGGTCGCTCAAGGACATGCGTCCCGACGACCTCACGGTCCAGATCATCCGCGCCGCGCTCGCAAAGGTGCCGCAGCTCGACCCGAACGACATCGACGACCTGATGCTCGGGTGCGGCCTGCCCGGGGGTGAGCAGGGCTACAACATGGCCCGGGTGGTCGCGGTCCTGCTCGGCCTCGACAACGTGCCGGGCACCACGGTGACCCGGTACTGCGCGTCGTCGCTGCAGACCACCCGGATGGCGTTCCACGCCATCAAGGCCGGCGAGGGCGACGTGTTCATCTCGGCCGGGGTGGAGATGGTCTCCCGCTACGTCAAGGGCAACTCCGACTCCCTCCCCGACACGAAGAACCCCCTCTTCGCCGAGGCCGAGGCCCGGACCGCCCGGGCCGCCCAGGGCGAGGTGGACGGCTGGCACGACCCGCGGGAGGACGGCGAGCTGCCGGACATCTACATCGCGATGGGGCAGACCGCGGAGAACGTGGCGGCGCTCAAGGGCATCTCGCGCCGGGAGCAGGACGAGTTCGGGGTGCGGTCGCAGAACCTCGCGGAGAAGGCCCTGGCAAACGGCTTCTGGGAGATGGACATCACCCCGGTGACCCTGCCCGACGGCACGGTGGTGAGCAAGGACGACGGCCCGCGGCCGGGCACGACCTATGAGGTCGTCTCCCAGCTCAAGCCGGCGTTCCGCCCCAACGGCACGGTCACGGCCGGCAACTGCTGCCCGCTGAACGACGGAGCGGCCGCCGTGATCGTCATGAGCGACACCAAGGCCGCCGAGCTGGGCATCACCCCGCTCGCCCGGATCGTGTCCACGGGCGTCTCCGCGCTCTCTCCGGAGATCATGGGCCTGGGCCCGATCGACGCGACCCGGCAGGCGCTGAAGCGCGCGGGGATGTCCATCGACGACGTCGACCTGGTCGAGATCAACGAGGCGTTCGCCGCCCAGGTGATCCCCTGCTACCGCGAGCTCGGCATCGACATCGACAAGCTCAACGTGAACGGCGGCGCCATCGCGGTGGGCCACCCGTTCGGCATGACGGGCGCCCGCATCACCACCACGTTGATCAACAGCCTCCGCTTCCACGACAAGACCATCGGCCTGGAGACGATGTGCGTGGGCGGCGGCCAGGGCATGGCGATGATCCTGGAACGGCTCTCCTGA
- a CDS encoding PPOX class F420-dependent oxidoreductase, whose translation MDLEKAREFIRANHRAVMLTWHADGRPQMSPVLVGCDAEGHLVISSRETAVKTRNLRRNPQVFLTVMTDAFFGPWIQVEGAAEVISLPEAMDHLIAYYRGISGEHPDWDDYRAAMERERRVIIRVTPLRAGPDHHG comes from the coding sequence ATGGATCTCGAAAAGGCGCGTGAGTTCATCAGGGCCAATCACCGCGCGGTCATGCTCACCTGGCATGCCGACGGGCGTCCGCAGATGTCCCCCGTGCTGGTGGGCTGCGATGCGGAGGGTCACCTGGTGATCAGCAGCCGCGAGACCGCGGTCAAGACACGCAATCTGCGGCGGAACCCGCAGGTCTTCCTCACCGTGATGACCGACGCGTTCTTCGGCCCCTGGATCCAGGTCGAGGGCGCCGCCGAGGTCATCTCGCTCCCCGAGGCGATGGACCACCTCATCGCCTACTACCGGGGCATCAGCGGAGAGCACCCCGACTGGGACGACTACCGGGCCGCGATGGAGCGCGAGCGGCGCGTCATCATCCGGGTCACGCCGCTCCGGGCCGGCCCCGACCACCACGGGTGA
- a CDS encoding DUF4287 domain-containing protein, which yields MAMNHSPETQSKLIARVKEVTGRDLREWFKIIDNGPSFLRCEERANWLAEEYRISRGYSAAIVREHERQRTWR from the coding sequence ATGGCCATGAACCACTCGCCGGAGACGCAGAGCAAGCTCATCGCCCGGGTGAAGGAGGTCACCGGGCGAGATCTCCGAGAGTGGTTCAAAATCATAGACAACGGGCCATCGTTTCTCCGCTGCGAGGAGCGGGCCAACTGGCTCGCCGAGGAGTACCGCATCAGCCGCGGGTACTCGGCCGCGATCGTCCGGGAGCACGAGCGGCAGCGTACCTGGCGGTAG